In one Lolium rigidum isolate FL_2022 chromosome 3, APGP_CSIRO_Lrig_0.1, whole genome shotgun sequence genomic region, the following are encoded:
- the LOC124702611 gene encoding pentatricopeptide repeat-containing protein At5g67570, chloroplastic: protein MAIASPSPRFHLSLHLQNPNPAPNRKPRPAPTTETIRRRLLRKGVSATPKILHALRKKEAHKSLRRARKDISTANAPPKEQTLVEEEEASFRAAAEEYRALMGRPWDGARSGAGPPRVASGQEGLDGLRKMLEGRRGGGFQWLLDEDVEKEEDAKGKQRRVGSGWITEVGDEERKIELLLTRLSGVDLSSGDWRLTRMMKQADLIYNEDNLLQILKGLEAQGNWRQAIAVTEWVYNENSYKHRRSRFVYTKLLSILGKASMATEALRVFTMMRGDAQIYPDMAAYHSIAVTLGRAGLLSELIKIIDNMRQKPSKRVMAMRRKDWDPLLEPDVLVYNSVLNACVLSQQWKGVFWVFQKMRFSGLTPTGATFGLAMEVMLKAKKYEFVQKFFEKMQRKGVPPRAITYKVLVRAFWEQGKVNDAVEAVQDMEQRGVVGAASVYYELACCLCNKGRWKDAMLQLEKLEQLRLTKPLEFAFTGMILASYDGGYISECISIFDSMKDYCTPNIGTINVMLKVYGRCDLFGKAKDLFETTTYSFSSSQPHIQDHSSLKADAYTYSSMLEASASAQQWEYFENVYRQMTLTHHHLDQRKYSWLLIKASRAGKPYLLEHALDSILERGEMPDVQLFTENICQTIAQSDYGRTLHLMNVMAAASVNVTELEWSDLLQQNLHRFSVDALKDLIMHLSAGETIKTDPVHGFVRALQSQCATTLVKEKFSVADCGDTEEPQVDKCSNSNLMDSSGTNIFPDEKGSSELSDCSTNIPELDGKTGLGGDIVLCDSHSENKENEQHNLGHWGKQVSAIDRVLDSMNSYGNSSSYEKMPAASEILELWEQEGLNDIFVPKKESRATMRE, encoded by the exons ATGGCTATCGCCTCGCCCTCCCCTCGCTTCCACCTCTCCCTACACCTCCAAAACCCCAACCCAGCCCCCAACCGCAAGCCCCGCCCGGCGCCGACCACCGAGACCATtcgccgtcgcctcctccgcaAGGGCGTATCCGCGACGCCCAAGATCCTCCACGCCCTCCGCAAGAAGGAGGCCCACAAGTCGCTCCGCCGCGCGAGGAAGGACATCTCCACCGCCAACGCGCCGCCCAAGGAGCAGACGCTGGTGGAAGAAGAGGAGGCCagcttccgcgccgccgccgaggagtACCGCGCTCTGATGGGGCGGCCCTGGGACGGTGCCCGCAGCGGTGCGGGCCCACCGCGCGTCGCCTCCGGCCAGGAGGGGCTCGATGGCCTGCGGAAGATGCTCGAGGGAAGGAGGGGTGGCGGATTCCAGTGGCTTCTCGACGAAGACGTAGAAAAGGAGGAGGATGCCAAGGGAAAACAGAGGCGTGTCGGCTCCGGCTGGATTACAGAAGTAGGGGACGAGGAGAGGAAGATTGAGCTGCTGCTGACTAG GCTCAGTGGAGTGGACCTAAGTTCGGGTGATTGGAGGCTTACTAGAATGATGAAACAAGCTGACCTGATATATAATGAAGATAATCTACTGCAAATTCTGAAAGGGCTTGAGGCACAAGGAAACTGGAGGCAGGCTATTGCTGTAACTGAATGGGTGTATAATGAGAACAGCTACAAGCATCGACGAAGCAG GTTTGTGTATACAAAGTTACTCTCAATCCTTGGGAAAGCATCGATGGCAACTGAAGCACTTCGAGTTTTCACCATGATGCGG GGAGATGCTCAAATATATCCTGATATGGCTGCATACCATAGTATCGCCGTTACACTTGGTCGAGCTGGCCTTCTCAGTGAGCTAATTAAGATAATAGATAATATGAGACAGAAGCCTTCAAAAAGGGTAATGGCGATGCGACGCAAAGATTGGGATCCTTTGTTGGAGCCTGATGTTCTCGTTTATAACTCG GTTCTAAATGCATGCGTACTATCACAGCAGTGGAAAGGGGTATTTTGGGTGTTTCAGAAAATGCGATTTAGTGGATTGACGCCTACAGGTGCAACATTTGGTTTGGCAATGGAG GTTATGCTTAAAGCCAAGAAATATGAGTTTGTCCAGAAGTTCTTTGAAAAGATGCAGAGAAAAGGGGTTCCTCCAAGAGCGATAACTTATAAAG TGCTAGTAAGAGCCTTCTGGGAACAAGGGAAAGTAAATGACGCAGTTGAAGCAGTTCAAGACATGGAACAAAGAGGAGTTGTTGGAGCTGCAAGTGTGTACTATGAATTAGCTTGCTGTCTTTGCAATAAAGGAAGGTGGAAAGATGCTATGCTACAG CTTGAGAAGTTGGAACAACTTCGCCTCACTAAGCCACTGGAGTTTGCATTTACTGGCATGATCTTAGCCTCTTATGATGGTGGATATATCTCTGAGTGTATCTCGATATTTGATTCAATGAAGGACTACTGTACTCCAAATATTGGGACCATAAATGTCATGCTAAAAGTGTATGGGCGTTGTGATCTGTTTGGGAAGGCAAAAGACTTGTTTGAGACCACCACATATAGCTTTTCTAGTTCGCAGCCACATATCCAGGATCATTCATCTCTTAAAGCGGATGCATATACATACAGCTCTATGCTTGAAGCATCTGCATCTGCCCAACAGTGGGAATATTTCGAAAATGTTTATAGGCAGATGACTCTCACTCATCACCATCTTGATCAAAGGAAATATTCATGGTTGCTCATCAAGGCATCCAGAGCTGGAAAG CCCTATTTGCTGGAGCATGCGCTTGATTCAATACTTGAAAGAGGGGAAATGCCTGATGTGCAGCTGTTCACTGAAAATATTTGCCAGACTATTGCTCAAAGTGACTACGGAAGGACACTGCATCTCATGAATGTTATGGCTGCGGCTTCAGTCAATGTCACTGAACTGGAATGGAGTGATCTACTTCAGCAAAATTTGCATCGATTCAGTGTGGATGCGTTGAAAGACCTTATAATGCACCTTAGCGCCGGTGAAACCATCAAAACAGATCCTGTGCATGGTTTTGTAAGAGCATTGCAGTCCCAGTGTGCGACAACCTTGGTGAAAGAGAAATTTTCTGTGGCTGATTGTGGTGATACTGAAGAACCTCAAGTAGATAAATGTTCAAATAGCAATCTGATGGACTCATCGGGCACGAATATATTTCCTGATGAGAAAGGTAGTAGTGAACTCTCTGATTGCAGTACTAATATCCCTGAATTAGATGGCAAAACTGGCTTGGGTGGGGACATTGTATTATGCGATTCACATTctgaaaacaaagaaaatgaacaacACAATCTTGGGCATTGGGGCAAGCAAGTATCTGCAATTGACAGAGTACTTGATTCCATGAACTCATATGGTAATAGCAGTTCATATGAAAAGATGCCAGCAGCATCAGAAATTCTTGAGTTGTGGGAACAAGAGGGTTTGAATGACATATTTGTTCCGAAAAAAGAAAGCAGAGCAACTATGAGAGAGTAA